One window of Streptomyces sp. SUK 48 genomic DNA carries:
- a CDS encoding metalloregulator ArsR/SmtB family transcription factor — MKNVGEAREALTGAPQEEFATGERSTRNRVVRSILDHGPSTVAELAGRLGLTQAAVRRHLDALAADDVVEPREQRVYGTRTRGRPAKVFALTDCGRDAFDQSYDKLAVDALRWIAEHEGGAGAVSAFARARIAAQATAYRRAIESVSPDKRTEALAKALSADGYAATARSAPVGEQLCQHHCPVAHVAEQYPQLCEAETEIFAELLGTHVQRLATIAHGDGVCTTFIPKISTDAPASTAGRNPA; from the coding sequence GTGAAAAACGTCGGCGAGGCTCGGGAGGCCCTCACGGGGGCCCCGCAGGAGGAGTTCGCGACCGGTGAGCGCTCCACGCGCAACCGCGTCGTGCGATCCATCCTGGACCACGGGCCCTCGACCGTCGCCGAACTCGCGGGCCGGCTGGGCCTGACCCAGGCGGCCGTCCGGCGTCATCTGGACGCGCTGGCCGCGGACGACGTGGTGGAGCCCCGCGAGCAGCGGGTGTACGGCACGCGCACGCGCGGCCGCCCCGCCAAGGTCTTCGCGCTCACCGACTGCGGCCGCGACGCCTTCGACCAGTCGTACGACAAGCTGGCCGTGGACGCGCTGCGCTGGATCGCCGAGCACGAGGGCGGGGCCGGCGCGGTCTCCGCCTTCGCGCGCGCCCGGATCGCCGCCCAGGCGACGGCGTACCGCCGGGCGATCGAGAGCGTGAGCCCCGACAAGCGCACGGAAGCGCTGGCCAAGGCCCTGAGCGCGGACGGGTACGCTGCTACGGCGCGCAGCGCACCGGTCGGCGAGCAGCTCTGCCAGCACCACTGCCCGGTCGCCCATGTCGCGGAGCAGTACCCGCAGCTGTGCGAGGCGGAGACGGAGATTTTCGCCGAGCTGCTGGGTACCCACGTCCAGCGACTGGCGACCATCGCGCACGGCGACGGCGTCTGCACGACGTTCATTCCCAAGATTTCCACTGACGCACCTGCAAGCACGGCCGGGAGGAACCCCGCATGA
- the sufB gene encoding Fe-S cluster assembly protein SufB: MTLPTETAHPELEGLGKYEYGWADSDVAGASARRGLNDDVVRDISGKKSEPEWMTKLRLKGLRLFEKKPMPNWGSDLSGIDFDNIKYFVRSTEKQAESWEDLPEDIKNTYDKLGIPEAEKQRLVAGVAAQYESEVVYHQIREDLEEQGVIFLDTDTALKEHPELFKEYFGTVIPAGDNKFAALNTAVWSGGSFIYVPKGVHVEIPLQAYFRINTENMGQFERTLIIVDEGAYVHYVEGCTAPIYKSDSLHSAVVEIIVKKNARCRYTTIQNWSNNVYNLVTKRAVAYEGATMEWIDGNIGSKVTMKYPAVYLMGEHAKGETLSIAFAGEGQHQDAGSKMVHMAPNTSSNIVSKSVARGGGRTSYRGLVEIGEGAHGSKSNVLCDALLVDTISRSDTYPYVDVREDDVSMGHEATVSKVSEDQLFYLMSRGLTEFEAMAMIVRGFVEPIAKELPMEYALELNRLIELQMEGAVG, encoded by the coding sequence ATGACTCTCCCCACGGAGACTGCCCACCCTGAGCTGGAGGGCCTGGGCAAGTACGAATACGGCTGGGCCGACTCCGACGTGGCCGGTGCCTCCGCCCGGCGCGGTCTGAACGACGACGTGGTCCGCGACATCTCCGGCAAGAAGTCGGAGCCGGAGTGGATGACCAAGCTGCGCCTCAAGGGCCTCAGGCTCTTCGAGAAGAAGCCCATGCCGAACTGGGGCTCCGACCTCTCGGGCATCGACTTCGACAACATCAAGTACTTCGTGCGCTCCACGGAGAAGCAGGCGGAGTCCTGGGAGGACCTGCCCGAGGACATCAAGAACACCTACGACAAGCTGGGCATCCCCGAGGCCGAGAAGCAGCGCCTGGTCGCCGGCGTGGCCGCCCAGTACGAGTCGGAGGTCGTCTACCACCAGATCCGCGAGGACCTGGAGGAGCAGGGTGTCATCTTCCTGGACACCGACACCGCCCTCAAGGAGCACCCGGAGCTCTTCAAGGAGTACTTCGGCACGGTCATCCCGGCCGGCGACAACAAGTTCGCCGCGCTGAACACGGCCGTGTGGTCCGGCGGCTCCTTCATCTACGTGCCGAAGGGCGTGCACGTGGAGATCCCGCTCCAGGCTTACTTCCGTATCAACACGGAGAACATGGGCCAGTTCGAGCGGACCCTGATCATCGTCGACGAGGGTGCCTACGTGCACTACGTCGAGGGCTGTACCGCGCCGATCTACAAGTCGGACTCGCTGCACAGCGCCGTGGTCGAGATCATCGTCAAGAAGAACGCCCGCTGCCGCTACACGACCATCCAGAACTGGTCGAACAACGTCTACAACCTGGTCACCAAGCGCGCCGTGGCGTACGAGGGCGCGACCATGGAGTGGATCGACGGCAACATCGGCTCCAAGGTGACGATGAAGTACCCGGCCGTCTACCTGATGGGCGAGCACGCCAAGGGCGAGACCCTGTCCATCGCCTTCGCGGGCGAGGGCCAGCACCAGGACGCCGGCTCCAAGATGGTCCACATGGCGCCGAACACGTCGTCCAACATCGTCTCGAAGTCCGTGGCCCGCGGCGGCGGCCGCACCTCGTACCGCGGTCTGGTCGAGATCGGCGAGGGCGCCCACGGCTCCAAGTCGAACGTGCTGTGCGACGCGCTGCTCGTCGACACCATCTCCCGCTCCGACACGTACCCGTACGTCGACGTCCGCGAGGACGACGTGTCCATGGGCCACGAGGCGACCGTCTCCAAGGTCTCCGAGGACCAGCTCTTCTACCTGATGAGCCGCGGTCTGACCGAGTTCGAGGCGATGGCGATGATCGTGCGCGGCTTCGTCGAGCCGATCGCCAAGGAGCTGCCCATGGAGTACGCGCTGGAGCTCAACCGGCTGATCGAGCTTCAGATGGAGGGCGCGGTTGGCTGA
- a CDS encoding non-heme iron oxygenase ferredoxin subunit, with product MSFVRACGLSELTEDTPKRVELDGTPVSVVRTEGEVFAIYDICSHANVSLSEGEVEDCQIECWLHGSAFDLRTGKPSGLPATRPVPVYPVKIEGDDVLVSLTQES from the coding sequence ATGAGTTTCGTACGCGCCTGTGGGCTGAGCGAGCTGACCGAGGACACCCCCAAACGGGTGGAACTCGACGGCACGCCGGTCTCGGTCGTCCGCACCGAGGGGGAGGTGTTCGCCATCTACGACATCTGCTCCCACGCGAACGTCTCGCTCTCCGAGGGCGAGGTGGAGGACTGCCAGATCGAGTGCTGGCTGCACGGCTCCGCGTTCGACCTGCGCACCGGCAAGCCGTCCGGTCTCCCCGCGACGCGCCCCGTACCCGTATACCCCGTAAAGATCGAAGGGGACGACGTGCTCGTCTCCCTCACCCAGGAGTCCTGA
- the sufD gene encoding Fe-S cluster assembly protein SufD, translating into MAEAQNIPVGSTTAGQIAVAAESTVATRMSVPPSFDVADFPVPHGREEEWRFTPLERLRGLHDGTAVATGDGVKVDVQAPEGVVVETVGRDDARLGRAGTPVDRIAAQAYSAFEQASVVTVPKETVLTEPVRIAVHGEGGTAFAHQVIELGAFAEAVVVIDHTGDAVLAANVDYVLGDGAKLTVVSVQDWDDKAVHTAQHNALIGRDASFKSVVVTFGGDVVRLHPRVAYAGPGGEAELYGLYFTDAGQHQEHRLLVTHNTPHCKSNVVYKGALQGDDAHAVWIGDVLIEAKAEGTDTYEMNRNLVLTDGARVDSVPNLEIETGEIVGAGHASATGRFDDEQLFYLMARGIPEQDARRLVVRGFFAELVQQIGVPDIEERLLERIEQELGASVA; encoded by the coding sequence ATGGCTGAGGCTCAGAACATCCCGGTTGGCTCCACCACCGCCGGCCAGATCGCGGTGGCCGCGGAGTCGACCGTCGCCACGCGCATGAGCGTGCCCCCGTCCTTCGACGTCGCGGACTTCCCCGTCCCGCACGGCCGCGAGGAGGAGTGGCGGTTCACCCCGCTGGAGCGCCTGCGCGGGCTGCACGACGGCACCGCCGTCGCCACCGGTGACGGCGTGAAGGTCGATGTGCAGGCCCCCGAGGGCGTCGTCGTCGAGACCGTGGGCCGCGACGACGCGCGCCTCGGCCGCGCGGGCACCCCGGTGGACCGGATCGCCGCCCAGGCGTACTCCGCCTTCGAGCAAGCCTCGGTCGTGACCGTCCCCAAGGAGACCGTGCTCACCGAGCCGGTCCGCATCGCCGTGCACGGCGAGGGCGGCACCGCCTTCGCCCACCAGGTGATCGAGCTGGGCGCCTTCGCCGAGGCCGTGGTCGTCATCGACCACACCGGTGACGCGGTCCTCGCGGCCAACGTCGACTACGTGCTCGGTGACGGCGCCAAGCTCACCGTCGTCTCCGTCCAGGACTGGGACGACAAGGCCGTCCACACCGCCCAGCACAACGCGCTGATCGGCCGGGACGCGTCCTTCAAGTCGGTCGTCGTCACCTTCGGCGGCGACGTCGTACGGCTGCACCCGCGCGTCGCCTACGCGGGCCCCGGCGGCGAGGCCGAGCTGTACGGCCTGTACTTCACCGACGCGGGCCAGCACCAGGAGCACCGCCTCCTGGTCACGCACAACACCCCGCACTGCAAGTCGAACGTCGTCTACAAGGGCGCGCTCCAGGGCGACGACGCGCACGCGGTCTGGATCGGCGACGTGCTCATCGAGGCCAAGGCCGAGGGCACCGACACCTACGAGATGAACCGCAACCTGGTCCTCACCGACGGCGCCCGCGTCGACTCGGTGCCGAACCTGGAGATCGAGACCGGCGAGATCGTGGGCGCCGGCCACGCCTCCGCCACCGGCCGCTTCGACGACGAGCAGCTGTTCTACCTGATGGCCCGCGGCATCCCCGAGCAGGACGCCCGCCGCCTGGTGGTCCGCGGCTTCTTCGCCGAGCTCGTCCAGCAGATCGGCGTCCCCGACATCGAGGAGCGCCTGCTCGAAAGGATCGAGCAGGAGCTGGGAGCCTCGGTCGCATGA